Proteins from a single region of Acidovorax sp. NCPPB 3576:
- the tal gene encoding transaldolase: MNQLDALKQVTTVVADTGDFRQLSAYQPQDATTNPSLILKAVQKPDYAPLLQEAVTRWKGHPLQEIMDRLIVRFGCEILSLIPGRVSTEVDARLSFDTMATVTRGERIIELYQAEGVDTARVLIKIAATWEGIEAARILEERGIHTNLTLLFSPVQAVACGRAKVQLISPFVGRIYDWYKKQAGAQWDEAAMAGPNDPGVQSVRQIYQYYKHFGIATEVMGASFRNVGQITALAGCDLLTIAPDLLAQLAASDAPLARALDPEAARALDLPAVEYDEPAFRYAFNADAMATEKLAEGIRAFAADAAKLEQMMQAA, from the coding sequence ATGAACCAACTCGACGCCCTCAAACAGGTCACCACCGTGGTGGCCGACACGGGCGACTTCCGCCAACTGAGCGCCTACCAGCCGCAGGATGCGACGACCAACCCCTCGCTCATCCTCAAGGCGGTGCAAAAACCCGACTACGCGCCGCTGCTGCAAGAGGCCGTGACCCGCTGGAAGGGCCATCCGCTGCAAGAGATCATGGACCGGCTGATCGTGCGGTTCGGCTGCGAAATCCTCTCCCTCATTCCCGGCCGCGTCTCCACCGAAGTGGATGCGCGCCTGTCGTTCGACACCATGGCCACCGTCACGCGGGGCGAACGCATCATCGAGCTGTACCAGGCCGAGGGCGTGGACACCGCCCGCGTGCTCATCAAGATCGCCGCCACCTGGGAGGGCATCGAAGCCGCCCGCATCCTGGAGGAGCGCGGCATCCACACCAACCTCACCCTGCTGTTCTCGCCCGTGCAGGCCGTGGCCTGCGGCCGCGCCAAGGTGCAATTGATCTCGCCCTTCGTCGGCCGCATCTACGACTGGTACAAGAAGCAGGCCGGCGCTCAGTGGGACGAGGCGGCCATGGCCGGCCCCAACGACCCCGGAGTGCAGTCGGTGCGCCAGATCTACCAGTACTACAAGCATTTCGGCATCGCCACCGAGGTCATGGGGGCGAGCTTTCGCAACGTGGGGCAGATCACCGCGCTGGCCGGCTGCGACCTGCTGACCATCGCCCCCGACCTGCTCGCGCAGCTGGCGGCCAGCGACGCGCCGCTGGCCCGGGCACTCGACCCCGAAGCCGCGCGCGCGCTGGACCTGCCGGCCGTCGAATACGACGAGCCCGCCTTCCGATACGCGTTCAATGCGGACGCCATGGCGACCGAAAAGCTCGCCGAGGGCATCCGCGCCTTCGCGGCCGATGCGGCCAAGCTCGAACAGATGATGCAGGCCGCCTGA
- a CDS encoding methyl-accepting chemotaxis protein, with translation MSSFLYPTIGLPMIRTSSTQTRFTLLICGFFLLLLLGTFAVIQLSVTPDLSTLEGKVVSANVDQISVRISEQLRQVEAQSRSITQTVALLASDQIDVLQPGLVDQYGDPNVFGGGIWPLPNKREPGRDKFSTFFARDASNKLVVNTHWNSAESLKYWEQPWYENGKTAAKGTCKWAKAYQDAASPQPRTNCAMPIYKGDELYGVSTIDVTLGFFNRLVADMESKVQGQILIVEGDGKIVSNSTKIQGNIVLKNVSDIASSSPMAAEIQRMLPTLQGGASAEGSFRDGQESQVLFLKPIPGSPWFIATAIPASLLAINSHRILTKLAAVQVPMAFVLLGLMVMGVRLFMKRLSVLKSNIDALSAGEADLTRRLPETGGAEFSEVAASFNAFIARLQGVVSQVVTGASSIASASGEISSGNHDLSVRTEEQAAFLQETAGSMEQITSTVKRNADSANQANRLATDAFQVASRGGQVIGNVVETMDSISSSSKKVVDIIGVIDGIAFQTNILALNAAVEAARAGEQGRGFAVVASEVRSLAQRSAEAAKDIKNLIADSVTKVESGSALVVQAGTTMSEIIATNTSVASIMGEIMAASVEQSRDIERVNQAIAQLDTTTQQNAALVEEVSAAARSMQEQTDLLRQVVGAFKV, from the coding sequence GTGTCTTCCTTCCTTTATCCCACCATCGGGCTGCCTATGATCCGCACCTCCTCCACGCAAACACGGTTCACTCTCCTGATCTGCGGCTTCTTCCTGCTGCTGCTGCTGGGAACGTTCGCCGTCATCCAACTGTCCGTCACGCCGGACCTGTCCACGCTGGAGGGCAAGGTCGTCTCCGCCAACGTGGACCAGATCTCGGTGCGCATCAGCGAGCAGCTTCGACAGGTCGAGGCCCAGTCCCGCAGCATCACCCAGACCGTGGCCCTGCTCGCCAGCGACCAGATCGACGTGCTGCAGCCTGGCCTCGTGGACCAGTACGGCGACCCCAACGTGTTCGGCGGCGGCATCTGGCCCCTGCCCAACAAGCGGGAGCCGGGCCGCGACAAGTTCAGCACCTTCTTTGCGCGCGATGCCAGCAACAAGCTGGTGGTCAACACCCATTGGAATTCGGCGGAGTCGCTCAAATACTGGGAGCAGCCCTGGTATGAGAACGGCAAGACGGCGGCCAAAGGCACCTGCAAGTGGGCCAAGGCCTATCAAGATGCCGCCAGTCCGCAGCCGCGCACCAACTGCGCCATGCCCATCTACAAGGGCGATGAGCTGTATGGCGTGTCCACCATCGACGTGACGCTGGGCTTTTTCAACCGCCTGGTGGCCGACATGGAGAGCAAGGTCCAAGGCCAGATCCTGATCGTGGAGGGCGACGGCAAGATCGTCAGCAACAGCACGAAGATCCAGGGCAACATCGTTTTGAAAAACGTCTCGGACATCGCATCGAGTTCGCCCATGGCCGCAGAAATTCAGCGGATGCTGCCCACCCTGCAAGGCGGGGCGTCAGCAGAGGGTTCGTTCCGGGACGGGCAGGAATCGCAAGTGCTGTTCCTCAAGCCCATTCCAGGCAGCCCATGGTTCATCGCCACGGCCATCCCCGCATCGCTTTTGGCCATCAACAGCCACCGCATCCTGACCAAGCTGGCCGCTGTGCAAGTGCCCATGGCCTTTGTACTGCTGGGCCTGATGGTGATGGGAGTGCGTCTTTTCATGAAGCGCCTGTCGGTTCTGAAGAGCAACATCGATGCGCTTTCTGCGGGGGAGGCCGACCTCACGCGCCGCCTGCCGGAAACGGGGGGCGCGGAATTCAGCGAAGTCGCTGCAAGCTTCAACGCCTTCATCGCCCGCCTGCAGGGCGTGGTGAGCCAAGTGGTCACGGGGGCGTCGTCGATCGCCTCGGCCTCGGGCGAAATTTCGAGCGGCAACCACGATCTTTCCGTGCGCACGGAGGAGCAGGCGGCTTTCCTGCAGGAAACGGCGGGCTCCATGGAGCAGATCACCAGCACCGTCAAGCGCAACGCCGACAGCGCCAACCAGGCCAACCGCCTGGCCACCGATGCGTTCCAGGTGGCGTCCCGGGGTGGCCAGGTGATCGGTAACGTGGTCGAGACCATGGATTCGATCAGCAGCTCGTCCAAGAAGGTGGTGGACATCATCGGGGTGATCGACGGCATCGCGTTCCAGACCAACATCCTGGCGCTGAACGCCGCGGTGGAAGCCGCGCGGGCGGGTGAGCAGGGCCGCGGATTCGCCGTGGTGGCCAGCGAGGTGCGCAGCCTGGCCCAGCGTTCGGCCGAAGCGGCCAAGGACATCAAGAACCTGATCGCGGACTCGGTCACCAAGGTGGAGTCCGGCAGCGCCCTGGTGGTGCAGGCCGGCACGACGATGAGCGAGATCATCGCCACCAACACCAGCGTCGCCTCGATCATGGGCGAGATCATGGCCGCCAGTGTGGAGCAGAGCCGGGACATCGAGCGGGTGAACCAGGCCATCGCCCAACTGGACACCACCACCCAGCAGAACGCGGCGCTGGTGGAGGAGGTGTCCGCCGCAGCGCGCTCCATGCAGGAACAGACCGACTTGCTGCGCCAGGTGGTGGGGGCCTTCAAGGTGTGA
- the pgi gene encoding glucose-6-phosphate isomerase: MTIPQRIRCDHTTAWAALQARYDESGRTFDVRQAFATNPLRFEDFSQEAPHLFADLSKNRIDGPTEALLMQLARECGLEAYRDAMFAGEAINHTEQRAVMHWLLRNPANALENHAPDATDFVASGLRDVHTTLDAMLALAERVRADPAITDIVNIGIGGSDLGPSMVVKALEDLRQSDKRLHFVSNVDGQELGTLLHTLRPENTMFLIASKTFTTAETMSNAHAARDWFLSHGGSPRQAGRVSVSRHFVALTTNVEAAAEFGIDTTLGFWDWVGGRYSLWSAIGLPIAIAIGAAHFRDLLAGAHAMDEHFRHMPLERNLPVRLGLLDVWYRNFHRFASRCVAPYSHGLRRLPAYLQQLEMESNGKGVDWEGRPLAVQTSPVVWGEPGTNGQHAFFQMIHQGSDVIPVEFIALRKGARDLPHHHSRLVANALAQAKALMLGRPQEPGHRHFTGNRPSTFLVLDQLAPASLGALIALYEHRVFVSGAIWGINSFDQWGVELGKVLAKELEPRLSSGDTEGLDASTAGLLRQLR, translated from the coding sequence ATGACCATTCCCCAACGCATCCGCTGCGACCACACCACCGCCTGGGCGGCGCTGCAGGCCCGCTACGACGAAAGCGGCCGCACCTTCGACGTGCGCCAGGCGTTCGCCACCAACCCGCTGCGCTTCGAGGACTTCAGCCAGGAGGCGCCGCACCTGTTCGCCGACCTGTCCAAGAACCGCATCGACGGGCCGACCGAGGCGCTGCTCATGCAGCTGGCGCGCGAGTGCGGGCTGGAGGCCTACCGCGATGCGATGTTCGCGGGCGAGGCGATCAACCACACCGAGCAGCGCGCAGTGATGCACTGGTTGTTGCGAAATCCGGCCAACGCCCTAGAAAATCATGCCCCTGATGCTACTGATTTTGTAGCAAGCGGCCTGCGTGACGTGCACACCACGCTTGACGCGATGCTGGCGCTGGCCGAGCGCGTGCGCGCCGATCCCGCCATCACCGACATCGTGAACATCGGCATCGGCGGCTCGGACCTCGGCCCCTCGATGGTGGTGAAGGCGCTGGAAGACCTGCGCCAGAGCGACAAGCGCCTGCATTTCGTCTCCAACGTCGATGGGCAGGAACTGGGCACGCTGCTGCACACCCTGCGGCCCGAGAACACGATGTTTCTCATCGCCTCCAAGACCTTCACCACCGCCGAAACCATGTCCAACGCCCATGCGGCGCGCGACTGGTTCCTGTCGCACGGCGGCAGTCCGCGGCAGGCCGGGCGCGTGTCGGTATCGCGCCATTTCGTCGCGCTGACGACCAACGTCGAAGCCGCGGCGGAGTTCGGCATCGACACCACGCTCGGCTTCTGGGACTGGGTGGGCGGGCGCTATTCGCTGTGGTCGGCCATCGGCCTGCCGATCGCCATCGCCATCGGCGCGGCGCATTTCCGCGACCTGCTGGCTGGCGCCCACGCGATGGACGAGCACTTTCGCCACATGCCGCTGGAGCGCAACCTGCCGGTGCGCCTCGGCCTGCTGGACGTGTGGTATCGCAACTTCCATCGGTTCGCCAGCCGCTGCGTCGCGCCCTACAGCCACGGCCTTCGCCGGCTGCCGGCCTACCTGCAGCAGCTGGAGATGGAGAGCAACGGCAAGGGCGTGGACTGGGAGGGCCGGCCGCTGGCGGTGCAGACCTCGCCCGTGGTGTGGGGCGAACCCGGCACCAACGGCCAGCACGCGTTCTTTCAGATGATTCACCAGGGCTCCGACGTGATTCCGGTGGAGTTCATCGCGCTGCGCAAGGGCGCGCGCGACCTGCCGCACCACCACTCGCGCCTCGTGGCCAACGCCCTGGCCCAGGCCAAGGCGTTGATGCTGGGCCGGCCGCAAGAGCCTGGACACCGGCACTTCACCGGCAACCGGCCCAGCACGTTCCTGGTGCTGGACCAGTTGGCGCCGGCTTCGCTGGGTGCGCTCATCGCGCTCTACGAGCACCGCGTGTTCGTGAGCGGCGCGATCTGGGGCATCAACAGTTTCGACCAGTGGGGGGTGGAGCTGGGCAAGGTGCTGGCCAAGGAACTGGAGCCCCGCCTGTCCTCGGGCGACACCGAAGGGCTGGACGCTTCGACCGCCGGACTGCTGCGCCAATTGCGGTGA